Proteins from a genomic interval of Rubinisphaera italica:
- a CDS encoding PP2C family protein-serine/threonine phosphatase: MQTLFSKWWNYGTRPWSISFQLLLIVNSVLGIAIVALLIFRYSSEMENEVHKKYLSLNDEAIAIHGAASHLQSDHHTADIQSYIDTVCAQMQKATLQCHSIAVKINGELIQAQAHLDEPPELFSTIAKAAVSKDHREQAADHMLVAASYAGDGITVYVSENLNAVRKTIRQDLQLQLFVLGSLGLIAAGIVNVVLVQVVGKPLNLLLETVDEIAAGNFGAESPLFKCDEMLRLSQAINSMSQTLQNNDRERQLQMVKAQQIQQYLLPSEVRLPGLQAAHLFQPADLVAGDYYDFVPLSNGTWLICLADVTGHGIPAAMGATMLKSLLLSAAEQPPFDTVSIISEINRRFVRTVLPGNFASMFLGCWNPETFEFCWASAGHDPGYLLNTSNEISLLNSTGMLLGIDEDAQWEVKRLHLKSNEQVLLYSDGAPDTQSPEGEIFGRERLLESFRSASQLSNQHGLEKLENDLSDFRLNSPRKDDLTLVLIKAE, from the coding sequence ATGCAGACGTTGTTTTCGAAATGGTGGAACTATGGGACGCGACCCTGGTCAATCAGCTTTCAGTTGTTGCTAATCGTTAATAGCGTATTGGGCATCGCTATTGTTGCTCTGTTGATTTTTCGATACAGCAGTGAAATGGAAAATGAAGTCCACAAAAAGTATCTCAGCCTTAACGATGAAGCAATTGCTATTCACGGTGCCGCCAGTCACCTCCAGAGCGATCATCATACCGCAGATATTCAGAGCTATATTGATACCGTTTGTGCTCAAATGCAAAAAGCGACTTTGCAATGCCATAGTATCGCCGTGAAGATCAATGGAGAGCTGATCCAGGCTCAAGCACATCTGGATGAACCTCCTGAATTATTTTCAACGATTGCCAAAGCCGCTGTATCCAAAGATCATCGTGAGCAGGCTGCGGACCACATGCTGGTAGCTGCCAGTTATGCAGGAGATGGGATTACTGTTTATGTCTCAGAAAACTTAAACGCCGTCCGCAAAACGATTCGTCAGGATCTCCAGTTACAGCTTTTCGTACTGGGGTCACTCGGTTTAATCGCTGCGGGGATTGTGAATGTCGTATTAGTGCAAGTGGTTGGGAAGCCGCTGAATTTGCTTTTGGAAACGGTCGATGAAATCGCAGCTGGTAATTTTGGAGCGGAGTCTCCGCTGTTCAAGTGTGATGAAATGCTTAGGCTCTCGCAGGCCATTAATTCGATGAGCCAAACCTTGCAGAACAATGATCGTGAACGTCAGTTGCAAATGGTCAAAGCTCAGCAGATTCAGCAATACCTGTTACCATCTGAGGTTCGCTTGCCGGGCCTGCAGGCCGCTCACCTGTTTCAACCAGCCGATTTAGTTGCAGGTGATTACTACGATTTTGTCCCCCTGTCAAATGGAACCTGGCTCATTTGTCTGGCCGATGTTACAGGCCACGGCATACCAGCTGCGATGGGGGCAACGATGCTGAAATCACTCTTGCTTTCGGCTGCAGAACAGCCTCCCTTCGATACCGTTTCAATCATTTCCGAAATCAATCGGCGATTTGTCAGAACCGTGTTACCCGGGAATTTTGCCTCGATGTTTCTGGGATGCTGGAATCCGGAGACTTTTGAGTTTTGCTGGGCAAGTGCAGGTCATGATCCCGGATATCTCCTCAATACCTCGAATGAAATTTCTCTGTTAAACAGCACTGGAATGCTTTTAGGAATTGATGAGGATGCTCAATGGGAAGTAAAACGACTCCACCTGAAATCCAACGAACAAGTCTTACTCTACAGCGATGGAGCACCTGACACGCAAAGTCCGGAAGGAGAAATTTTCGGTCGAGAGCGATTGTTGGAATCATT
- a CDS encoding ABC transporter permease, with product MFRLVSYVLKGIWRHRARTMLTVSGAAVAMFVFCFVGSVQEGLERLTFDEDAQRTLIVFQENRFCPTSSRLPEDYARRIAEIPGVKDVMPVQVWTNNCRASLDIVVFNGAPPKQLQTARNLKLISGNWSDYESRRDAAIVGRNVAMRRNLKTGDQFSIGDLDVQVVGIFSSHVPAEENLIYTGLEFLQYTRGLDSAGLVTQHEVHLTDNADPDEVASSIDEALRAGPVATTTRRKGAFQTSTLSDLVDLIGFAHYLGYACVGLVLALVATTTVMAVQDRIKEHAVLQTVGVRPARVFRIVIAESLLLCLAGGILGTAFALSILAWGGLAIGAEGVTIAFRPSIHLAVAGLLVSAIVGVLAGIIPAIQAARTPIVMALRQP from the coding sequence ATGTTTCGACTCGTATCCTACGTCCTCAAAGGAATTTGGCGACATCGAGCGCGTACGATGTTGACTGTCAGCGGAGCAGCTGTGGCGATGTTCGTGTTTTGCTTTGTCGGTTCTGTTCAAGAGGGATTGGAGAGGCTCACTTTCGATGAAGATGCCCAGCGAACGCTGATTGTCTTTCAGGAAAACCGCTTCTGTCCAACGAGCAGTCGATTGCCTGAAGATTATGCGCGGAGAATCGCCGAGATTCCGGGCGTTAAAGATGTGATGCCAGTGCAGGTATGGACGAACAACTGTCGGGCAAGTCTCGATATTGTGGTTTTCAACGGGGCTCCTCCAAAGCAGTTGCAGACGGCTCGGAACCTGAAGTTGATCTCAGGTAACTGGAGCGATTATGAAAGCCGCCGCGATGCAGCAATCGTGGGGCGGAATGTGGCAATGCGGAGAAACCTCAAGACGGGCGATCAATTCTCGATTGGCGATCTGGATGTCCAGGTGGTGGGGATCTTCTCGTCACATGTTCCCGCAGAAGAGAATTTAATTTACACAGGACTGGAATTTCTGCAATACACACGCGGACTCGATTCGGCTGGCTTGGTGACCCAACATGAAGTCCATCTCACGGACAATGCAGATCCCGATGAAGTCGCATCTTCTATTGACGAGGCACTCCGTGCAGGACCGGTTGCCACGACCACCCGTCGCAAAGGAGCCTTTCAGACAAGCACACTTTCTGACCTGGTCGACCTGATCGGGTTCGCCCACTATCTCGGCTACGCCTGCGTCGGTCTCGTACTTGCCTTGGTTGCGACGACAACGGTGATGGCTGTTCAGGACCGAATTAAGGAACACGCCGTGCTGCAGACCGTCGGAGTGCGTCCTGCTCGCGTTTTTCGCATCGTCATCGCGGAAAGCCTGCTCCTGTGCCTGGCTGGAGGCATACTGGGAACCGCATTCGCTCTTTCCATCCTTGCCTGGGGCGGGTTGGCGATTGGAGCAGAAGGTGTCACGATTGCCTTTCGACCATCAATCCACCTGGCAGTCGCTGGCTTACTGGTTTCCGCAATAGTTGGAGTACTGGCCGGAATCATCCCGGCTATCCAGGCAGCCCGAACGCCAATCGTCATGGCATTAAGGCAACCCTGA
- a CDS encoding ABC transporter ATP-binding protein has product MALVEIRNLSKSFSKGGEVISPLNDVDLDIHQGDFVLLMGPSGTGKSTLLNLISGIDKPDQGTIVVDGVEVTKLSRGKLADWRAANLGYIFQTHNLIPVLTAYENVELPTLLLPLTSAERRRRVELALEAVGLSDRADHYPRQMSGGQEQRVGIARAIVAHPKVVVADEPTGSLDTKTSDQIQILLQRLNRELDITLVMVTHDSEASQIASRQMVLNEGKILESDSGHSNGTHSGQHVQLTGGQ; this is encoded by the coding sequence ATGGCACTTGTCGAAATTCGCAATCTCTCGAAGTCGTTCAGCAAAGGAGGTGAAGTTATCTCTCCGCTGAATGACGTCGATCTGGATATTCATCAGGGCGATTTTGTATTGCTCATGGGACCGAGTGGAACTGGGAAAAGTACGCTGCTGAATCTCATCAGCGGCATCGATAAGCCGGATCAGGGAACGATTGTTGTCGATGGGGTGGAGGTGACAAAATTATCCCGCGGCAAACTCGCCGACTGGCGGGCGGCTAATCTCGGATATATCTTTCAAACGCACAATTTAATTCCCGTTCTGACGGCTTACGAAAATGTCGAATTGCCGACTCTATTGCTGCCGTTGACTTCTGCAGAAAGACGGCGAAGAGTCGAACTCGCCCTCGAAGCGGTCGGTCTCAGCGATCGAGCCGATCATTATCCCCGTCAGATGTCCGGAGGACAGGAACAGCGGGTTGGCATCGCCCGTGCAATCGTGGCTCATCCTAAGGTGGTCGTTGCCGATGAACCGACCGGAAGCCTGGATACGAAAACCAGCGACCAGATTCAAATCCTGTTGCAGCGGCTGAATCGAGAACTCGATATCACTCTCGTGATGGTAACGCACGACAGTGAAGCATCGCAGATTGCCTCCCGTCAGATGGTGCTCAACGAAGGAAAAATTCTTGAGAGTGACTCCGGTCATTCAAACGGAACCCATTCTGGTCAACATGTTCAACTGACAGGAGGTCAATAA
- a CDS encoding HlyD family efflux transporter periplasmic adaptor subunit: MTTATRPQLDLRELALDRPGNSTAGPKARRKPLLTRYLIPGGILLGFVALLSVAISEQLMPRHEVTVIPVLTSRAEVQQQGTPLFQAAGWVEPRPTPINVAALAQGVVEELLVVEGQSVNKGEPVARLIDIDAQLALRQAQTILQLRKAELESAKADFKAAELRVKYPVHLEATLADAESSLAQTRTTLAKLPHLIKSAEARLLYTKQNYEGKQAAEEAVAGRLIQQARAEYSDAESQLTELNQRGPYLQKEVATLEKKVAALSSQLELLIEESQQLNDARAKQHYAETRVVEAELAVEKAQLNLDRTTVRSPFTGLVLNLVASPGSRVMGMESSAGQSSSTVVTMYDPAKLQVRADVRLEDVPLVQPGQPVEIQTASSKNPIKGRVLLPTSTANIQKNTLEVKVAIDDPPTTIRPEMLVTATFLAPPVPESQREDVQETERLLIPRDLIITSEGETSVWIVTADRTAELQPITLGKAGTEEFVEVVSGLNPTSKVIATGQQRMKPGAALEVVGEASLGN; encoded by the coding sequence ATGACAACAGCAACAAGACCTCAACTCGACCTGCGTGAACTGGCGCTCGATCGGCCTGGAAATTCGACAGCAGGGCCAAAAGCTCGGCGAAAGCCTTTGCTTACGCGCTACCTGATTCCCGGCGGGATTCTGTTGGGGTTTGTTGCCTTGTTGTCTGTTGCAATCAGTGAGCAACTGATGCCTCGTCACGAAGTTACAGTTATCCCCGTGTTGACTAGCCGGGCGGAAGTCCAACAACAAGGAACGCCTTTGTTCCAGGCGGCAGGTTGGGTGGAACCGCGACCGACGCCTATTAACGTGGCGGCTCTTGCCCAGGGAGTCGTCGAAGAACTCCTGGTGGTGGAAGGACAGTCTGTTAACAAAGGAGAGCCGGTTGCTCGACTGATCGACATTGACGCCCAACTCGCGCTCCGACAAGCACAAACAATACTGCAGTTGAGAAAGGCGGAACTCGAAAGTGCAAAAGCTGATTTCAAAGCCGCAGAGCTTCGTGTGAAATACCCCGTTCATCTGGAAGCAACTCTGGCGGATGCGGAATCTTCGCTGGCTCAGACAAGAACGACTCTTGCGAAACTTCCCCATTTGATCAAATCTGCCGAAGCTCGCTTACTCTATACAAAACAGAACTACGAAGGAAAACAAGCCGCTGAAGAGGCAGTCGCCGGTCGGCTAATTCAGCAGGCTCGTGCCGAATACTCCGATGCAGAATCGCAACTGACAGAACTCAATCAGCGAGGACCTTATCTCCAAAAAGAAGTTGCCACGCTGGAGAAAAAAGTCGCCGCATTGAGTTCTCAACTTGAGCTTTTGATTGAGGAATCGCAACAACTCAATGATGCCCGCGCTAAACAGCATTATGCAGAAACACGAGTCGTTGAAGCCGAACTGGCTGTCGAAAAAGCACAACTGAATCTCGATCGCACGACCGTTCGCAGTCCCTTTACAGGCCTTGTGCTCAATCTCGTCGCAAGTCCAGGATCGCGCGTGATGGGAATGGAATCGTCAGCCGGCCAAAGTTCCAGCACGGTCGTCACAATGTATGACCCGGCAAAACTGCAGGTCCGGGCCGATGTCCGTCTTGAAGATGTCCCACTCGTCCAGCCGGGACAACCAGTCGAAATTCAAACCGCTTCCTCAAAAAATCCGATCAAGGGACGAGTGCTATTGCCGACCTCGACTGCGAATATTCAGAAAAACACACTGGAGGTCAAGGTCGCAATTGATGACCCACCGACTACGATTCGACCCGAAATGCTAGTCACCGCGACCTTCCTGGCACCACCAGTTCCAGAATCGCAACGGGAAGATGTGCAAGAAACTGAGCGGCTGCTTATTCCGAGAGATTTGATCATTACGTCGGAAGGGGAAACCTCGGTTTGGATTGTGACTGCAGACAGAACAGCCGAGCTGCAACCAATCACGCTTGGAAAGGCTGGTACGGAAGAATTTGTGGAAGTCGTCAGCGGACTCAATCCAACTTCTAAAGTTATCGCCACAGGACAACAGAGGATGAAGCCGGGCGCTGCACTGGAAGTTGTTGGTGAAGCCTCGCTGGGAAACTGA
- a CDS encoding ABC transporter permease — protein sequence MFRKRSLPWEYGVRNLMRRPTRTLLTLGALSTVILLIFVVVGFIRGLERSLAVSGDPSVVLVYSLGAEENIENSAVPARTPSLLKASLDGIQQRAGVDYISPELYLGTRVQTGDNQKGGLGLIRGVTQTAPLVRRSVRITEGKWPGAGEVIVGKLLAAKLGCSVEDLAVGKQITIEKKSWTISGRFSAGGAAYESEIWCRLPDFQQALKRQDISIVAMALTPKSTAATVALFCKERTDLELQAVGEVEYYASLQQHYKPMRILAWLIVLLVSGAGGFAGLNMMYGAIAGRIREIATLQAVGYRRRAILMSILQEGALLAAAGSLLAATIALLFLNGVAVRFTMGAFALRVDGVCLLVGCGVGLLLGILGALPPAMKALRLPVAESLKAI from the coding sequence ATGTTTCGTAAACGATCACTCCCCTGGGAATATGGCGTTCGTAATTTGATGCGTCGTCCGACTCGGACGTTGTTGACGTTGGGGGCGCTCTCGACGGTGATTCTGTTGATCTTCGTGGTTGTTGGTTTCATTCGTGGATTGGAGCGTTCGCTGGCTGTCAGTGGAGATCCTTCGGTGGTGCTCGTGTACTCACTGGGCGCAGAGGAAAATATCGAAAATTCAGCAGTCCCTGCACGTACTCCCTCGTTGCTCAAAGCCAGTCTGGATGGTATTCAGCAGCGGGCCGGTGTCGATTACATTTCGCCCGAGTTGTATCTCGGCACCAGAGTGCAGACAGGTGACAATCAAAAAGGAGGACTCGGTTTGATCCGTGGCGTCACCCAAACCGCACCACTTGTCCGGCGTAGCGTGCGGATCACGGAGGGAAAATGGCCCGGTGCAGGAGAAGTAATCGTTGGCAAACTGCTAGCCGCCAAATTGGGGTGCTCTGTTGAGGACCTGGCCGTCGGAAAACAGATTACGATTGAAAAGAAATCCTGGACGATAAGTGGTCGTTTCTCCGCTGGAGGAGCAGCTTACGAATCAGAAATCTGGTGTCGACTGCCCGACTTTCAGCAGGCGTTAAAAAGACAGGACATCAGCATTGTGGCGATGGCTCTTACTCCGAAGTCCACTGCTGCGACTGTGGCTCTGTTTTGCAAAGAACGAACGGATCTGGAACTGCAGGCAGTTGGCGAAGTCGAGTACTACGCTTCATTGCAACAACATTACAAGCCAATGCGCATCCTCGCGTGGTTAATCGTACTGCTGGTTTCCGGAGCAGGGGGCTTTGCCGGTTTGAACATGATGTATGGCGCAATTGCAGGAAGGATTCGAGAAATCGCCACGTTGCAGGCCGTCGGTTATCGACGGCGGGCCATTTTGATGAGCATTCTGCAGGAAGGAGCCTTACTCGCTGCTGCGGGTTCACTCCTTGCGGCTACGATAGCGCTCCTGTTTCTCAATGGAGTCGCAGTTCGTTTCACGATGGGAGCGTTCGCGTTGCGAGTGGATGGCGTTTGCCTGCTCGTCGGATGCGGCGTGGGATTACTACTGGGAATACTGGGGGCGTTGCCTCCAGCCATGAAAGCACTGCGACTTCCGGTTGCAGAAAGTCTAAAAGCAATTTGA
- a CDS encoding DUF1501 domain-containing protein, with protein sequence MEFCAPSPNECPLGIESVSRRKSLQVIGAGLAAFYAPLTYTESRIEAAVRSGAAKRVIMIFNCGAPSHHDLWDPKPLADSTVRGEFQPIDTKVSGIQVSELLPEMAKRMDKLAIVRSVHHKHSAHNSGMYWSIAGRPYKQDSTLINPSPADLPSFGTLIGWLAKRDGYSKAVPPYVITPKPHCDSLVYLTPGQFGGCLGVKHDPFVVNDDPNSSDFKVHNLSLMEGMTTKRFERRLDIMQQLGSLTQPIYSQTAIEMETFRAEASRVISSGEAGEAFDLSREPDEVRDRYGRHSWGQSHLLARRLIEAGTKFVSTVNGPSITWDTHKDNFNKLKNRLVPPMEKAYAALLDDLEERGLLDETLVIWMGDFGRTPKINNDAGRDHWPGCYSVVLAGGGIRGGQVVGSSDKIGAYPETRPVTPGDIHATVYRALGYNPSEITYQSVDGRPIPLTEGTPIPELLS encoded by the coding sequence ATGGAGTTTTGCGCTCCCAGCCCCAATGAATGTCCATTGGGAATCGAGTCGGTATCGCGACGAAAGTCGCTGCAAGTGATTGGGGCCGGACTGGCTGCTTTCTACGCTCCACTTACATATACTGAATCGCGGATTGAAGCGGCGGTACGCTCTGGAGCTGCCAAGCGAGTCATCATGATTTTCAATTGTGGTGCGCCCAGTCATCACGATTTGTGGGATCCTAAACCGCTGGCCGACTCAACGGTACGCGGGGAATTTCAGCCCATTGATACCAAAGTCTCGGGAATTCAGGTCAGTGAATTATTACCCGAGATGGCTAAGCGGATGGACAAACTGGCTATCGTACGCAGCGTGCATCATAAACACTCGGCTCACAATTCAGGCATGTACTGGTCGATAGCCGGTCGGCCGTACAAGCAGGATTCAACGCTGATCAACCCCAGCCCAGCTGACTTACCGAGTTTTGGCACGTTGATTGGCTGGCTTGCCAAAAGAGATGGCTACAGCAAAGCGGTTCCGCCTTATGTGATCACGCCCAAACCTCATTGTGATAGTTTGGTGTATTTGACACCGGGACAGTTCGGTGGTTGTCTGGGTGTTAAGCACGATCCGTTTGTTGTCAATGATGATCCCAACTCTAGCGATTTCAAAGTGCATAATCTTTCTTTGATGGAAGGGATGACAACAAAACGGTTTGAAAGGCGACTCGATATCATGCAACAACTTGGTTCATTGACACAACCGATTTACTCTCAAACAGCAATTGAAATGGAGACGTTTCGAGCCGAAGCATCGCGCGTGATTTCTTCTGGAGAAGCCGGGGAAGCATTCGATTTGTCCAGAGAACCGGACGAAGTTCGCGATCGGTACGGTCGACACAGTTGGGGACAATCCCATTTGCTCGCACGTCGGCTGATTGAAGCGGGAACCAAATTCGTATCGACCGTCAACGGACCGAGCATCACTTGGGATACTCACAAAGACAATTTTAACAAATTGAAAAACAGACTCGTGCCGCCGATGGAAAAGGCATACGCAGCTTTGCTGGATGATTTGGAGGAGCGTGGCTTGCTCGATGAAACACTCGTGATTTGGATGGGCGATTTCGGGCGGACACCGAAAATCAACAACGACGCCGGTCGCGATCATTGGCCAGGGTGTTACTCGGTTGTATTGGCCGGGGGCGGAATTCGTGGCGGTCAAGTAGTCGGTTCGTCGGACAAGATCGGGGCTTATCCAGAAACCAGGCCCGTCACGCCAGGTGATATTCACGCAACAGTATATCGCGCTCTTGGCTACAATCCCTCAGAGATCACCTATCAATCTGTCGATGGTCGTCCAATTCCGCTGACCGAAGGGACTCCGATTCCCGAATTGCTCAGTTGA